One Mycobacterium marseillense DNA window includes the following coding sequences:
- the eccCb gene encoding type VII secretion protein EccCb translates to MTQVSVPAAQPPIVVEAPPDLPPPAAPGLLSRLLPVALSVVSIGIMAAAFASGSAMTRHPMFLAFPLTMLVSALASGLTGRARRRGGGIDGDRGRYLEYLSRLGQSVSEVAMAQRKSAMGRHPDPDTLWTLIGGARMWQRSSSDVDFCLVRVGMGTQPLARGLVAPELPAEELRDPVTETALRRFLRAYSTTVGPVTLDLRDESLVTLDGEVSAARGLLRAMICQLAVLHAPDQVRIAAAVGEPHRAHWEWLKWLPHNHHPGKSDAAGPVRMIYPSAAHTQRALAGIEAARVVVVAELDEGATAISGAATIAIGAGNEGAPLAIRHSTETAPISCPDRMAPVDALVCARRLAGHRGSAAGADPGWPGLIGLHDVQRFDPASLWRGQRRRDRLRVPIGITMQGAPLELDIKESAENGMGPHGLCIGATGSGKSELLRTIALGMMARNSPRTLNLLLIDFKGGATFLDYARAPHVAAVITNLADDAPLVSRMRDALAGEMNRRQQLLRTAGCAGVEAYERVRQPGGPLPDLPTLFVIVDEFSELLSQQPDFADTFVAIGRLGRSLGMHLLLASQRLDEGRLRGLEAHLSYRLCLKTLSAAESRTVLGNLDAYELPAAPGAGFLRISGREPIRFQAASVSGRVWTDPVLGASPAAQRSVQAFTTRVTGAVRPARTANATPPPAISHVVLDRLRGQGPTAHRVWLPPLGPAPQLCTLLPGAVRTPGGLTAVPIGIVDRPFEQRRTPLMIDLSGAAGNVAIVGGPQSGKSTALRTLITALAATHAPSEVQFYCLDFGGGTLSSARTVPHVGAVAGRAEPRLVGRIVAECEAVLRRRESTSGRAIDDPFGDVFLVIDGWATVRQEFEALEASITALATQGLSFGVHVVLSASRWADVRPSLRDQLGTRVELRLGDPADSELDRKAAAHVPHDTPGRGLSRDGLHMVIALPVAEAPAGSSVAPPIALLPDHIDRETLVHASGTETCGRVVLGVRERELAAVAIDFDAQPHLVIVGDKDCGKTATLRTLCRELVRTKTAAHAQLLIVDFRRTLLGVVESDHLRGYAMSPAALAVLLPDLLGVLSARMPPPDASQAELRSGSWWSGPDLYVMVDDYDLAAHALAPIVEFLPYAEDLGLHLVVARRAARAERALYEPLLAGLRDLGCRSLMMSGSPAEGAPFGPARPLPLPAGRGVLTSPTGDDDLIQVAWSPP, encoded by the coding sequence ATGACCCAGGTTTCGGTGCCCGCGGCACAACCGCCGATCGTGGTCGAGGCACCGCCGGACCTGCCGCCACCGGCGGCGCCCGGCCTGCTGTCCCGCCTGCTGCCGGTCGCGCTCTCCGTGGTGAGTATCGGCATCATGGCGGCGGCGTTCGCGTCCGGAAGCGCCATGACCCGCCACCCCATGTTCCTGGCGTTTCCGCTGACGATGCTGGTTTCGGCCCTGGCATCCGGGCTGACCGGCCGTGCCCGCCGGCGCGGTGGTGGCATCGATGGCGACCGCGGACGGTATCTCGAATACCTGAGTCGGCTCGGTCAATCCGTATCCGAGGTCGCGATGGCACAGCGGAAGTCGGCCATGGGGCGCCATCCTGATCCCGACACGCTGTGGACGCTCATCGGCGGCGCCCGAATGTGGCAGCGCAGTTCGAGTGACGTGGACTTCTGCCTCGTGCGGGTGGGCATGGGAACCCAGCCGCTCGCCCGCGGTTTGGTGGCACCGGAGCTTCCCGCCGAGGAGCTTCGTGATCCGGTGACCGAGACGGCGTTGCGTCGCTTCTTGCGCGCCTATTCGACGACCGTCGGGCCGGTGACACTCGACCTGCGGGACGAATCGCTGGTGACGCTCGACGGCGAGGTGAGCGCCGCGCGTGGGTTGCTCCGCGCGATGATCTGCCAGCTCGCCGTGCTGCATGCGCCCGATCAGGTGCGGATCGCGGCGGCGGTCGGCGAACCGCATCGCGCCCACTGGGAATGGCTGAAATGGTTGCCGCACAACCACCATCCCGGCAAATCCGACGCCGCGGGCCCGGTGCGGATGATCTATCCGAGCGCTGCACACACCCAGCGCGCTCTCGCGGGCATCGAGGCGGCCCGGGTGGTGGTGGTCGCCGAGCTGGACGAGGGCGCCACCGCGATCAGCGGTGCCGCCACCATCGCGATCGGCGCCGGCAATGAGGGAGCGCCGCTGGCGATTCGGCACTCCACCGAGACCGCACCGATCTCGTGTCCCGACCGGATGGCACCCGTCGACGCGTTGGTGTGCGCCCGCCGGCTGGCCGGGCATCGGGGGAGCGCGGCAGGCGCTGATCCCGGTTGGCCGGGATTGATCGGGCTGCACGATGTGCAACGTTTCGATCCGGCGTCGCTATGGCGCGGCCAGCGACGTCGCGACCGGCTTCGCGTCCCCATCGGAATCACCATGCAGGGCGCACCGCTCGAGCTGGACATCAAAGAGTCGGCGGAGAACGGGATGGGGCCGCACGGACTCTGCATCGGTGCCACCGGGTCGGGCAAGTCCGAACTGTTGCGCACCATCGCGCTGGGTATGATGGCCCGCAACTCACCGCGAACACTCAACCTGTTGCTCATCGACTTCAAGGGCGGTGCGACATTTCTCGACTATGCGCGAGCGCCCCACGTGGCCGCCGTGATCACCAACCTCGCCGACGACGCCCCGCTGGTGAGCCGCATGCGCGACGCGCTGGCCGGCGAGATGAACCGTCGCCAGCAGTTGCTGCGGACCGCGGGCTGCGCCGGCGTTGAGGCCTACGAACGCGTGCGCCAGCCAGGCGGCCCGCTGCCGGACCTGCCCACGCTGTTCGTCATCGTCGACGAGTTCTCCGAATTGCTCAGCCAGCAACCCGATTTCGCCGACACGTTCGTGGCGATCGGCCGACTCGGCCGATCCCTGGGCATGCACCTCCTGCTGGCCAGCCAGCGCCTCGACGAGGGCCGGCTACGCGGGCTCGAGGCTCACCTGTCGTACCGGCTGTGCCTGAAGACCTTGTCCGCCGCCGAATCCCGCACGGTGCTCGGCAATCTCGACGCCTACGAGCTGCCCGCCGCTCCCGGTGCCGGCTTCTTGCGGATCAGCGGCCGCGAACCGATTCGCTTCCAGGCCGCCTCGGTCTCGGGACGGGTGTGGACGGACCCTGTCCTTGGTGCGTCCCCCGCGGCGCAGCGCTCGGTCCAGGCGTTTACCACCCGGGTCACCGGGGCGGTTCGTCCCGCCCGCACGGCGAACGCGACGCCCCCGCCGGCCATCTCGCATGTCGTCCTGGACCGGCTGCGCGGCCAGGGCCCCACCGCGCACCGCGTGTGGCTGCCCCCGCTGGGGCCCGCTCCGCAGCTGTGCACCCTGCTGCCCGGCGCGGTACGCACGCCGGGCGGCCTGACCGCTGTCCCCATCGGCATCGTCGATCGCCCCTTCGAGCAACGCCGAACGCCACTGATGATCGACCTGTCCGGCGCCGCCGGCAATGTGGCAATCGTCGGTGGGCCGCAATCCGGCAAGTCGACGGCCTTGCGCACCCTCATCACAGCGCTGGCGGCCACGCATGCCCCGAGCGAAGTGCAGTTCTACTGCCTGGATTTCGGGGGCGGGACGCTGTCCTCGGCGCGGACGGTGCCGCATGTCGGCGCGGTCGCCGGCCGCGCCGAGCCGCGACTCGTCGGGCGGATCGTCGCCGAATGCGAGGCCGTCCTGCGACGGCGCGAGAGTACGTCGGGCCGCGCGATCGATGATCCGTTCGGCGACGTCTTTCTGGTCATCGACGGCTGGGCGACCGTACGCCAGGAATTCGAGGCGCTGGAGGCATCGATCACTGCTCTGGCGACCCAGGGACTTTCGTTCGGTGTGCACGTGGTGTTGTCGGCGTCGCGCTGGGCCGACGTCAGGCCGTCGCTGCGGGATCAGCTCGGCACCCGCGTCGAGTTGCGGCTCGGCGATCCCGCTGACTCCGAACTGGACCGCAAGGCCGCCGCGCACGTCCCGCACGACACCCCGGGGCGTGGCCTGTCCCGGGATGGGCTGCACATGGTGATCGCGTTGCCCGTCGCCGAGGCGCCCGCCGGCAGCTCGGTTGCGCCCCCGATCGCACTTTTGCCCGATCACATCGACCGCGAAACGTTGGTGCACGCGTCGGGAACCGAGACTTGTGGCCGGGTGGTGCTCGGTGTGCGAGAGCGCGAACTAGCGGCGGTGGCAATCGATTTCGATGCACAGCCGCATCTGGTCATCGTCGGCGATAAGGATTGCGGGAAAACCGCGACGCTGCGGACCCTGTGCCGGGAGCTTGTCCGGACGAAGACCGCCGCGCACGCGCAGCTGCTGATCGTCGACTTCCGCCGCACGCTGCTCGGTGTCGTCGAGTCCGACCATCTCCGCGGGTATGCGATGTCGCCGGCCGCACTGGCGGTGCTGTTGCCCGACTTACTCGGCGTGCTGAGCGCACGAATGCCGCCGCCCGACGCGAGCCAGGCCGAGTTGCGCAGTGGCTCATGGTGGTCTGGCCCGGACCTCTACGTCATGGTCGACGACTACGACCTGGCTGCTCATGCGCTGGCGCCCATCGTCGAATTCCTGCCCTACGCAGAAGATTTAGGGCTACACCTCGTTGTCGCCCGGCGCGCCGCCCGAGCCGAGCGCGCGCTGTACGAACCGCTGCTCGCCGGTCTGCGTGACCTCGGTTGCCGGTCGCTGATGATGAGCGGATCTCCCGCCGAGGGCGCGCCGTTCGGTCCCGCGCGGCCGCTGCCATTGCCGGCCGGCCGCGGCGTCCTGACCAGCCCCACCGGCGACGACGACCTCATCCAGGTGGCCTGGAGCCCACCGTGA
- the eccD gene encoding type VII secretion integral membrane protein EccD, translated as MAASETGLCRVCVHWGTAAADLALPAGVPVAVLIPSVVDALEVRHPDYEAVRYQLSVPGASALDSSMTLAQNGIGDGAVLVLTRPGVRLPAPRYVDVAQEVSATLKGAARQPRGDDGNRRVARLCGAAAAVVVSAVGGSALVRNIFDAGNSRDVTATVAALGSAAIVALGLAAIAHRVHRDPIAGSALSVIATVSAAVAGFVVVPGAPSVSNVLLAGAAAAATAVLGMRLSGCGVVAPTAAACFAVVIAAAALVGAISAAPVHVIASAAGVASLGLLGAAPRISIALTGLSPRLATSGVAECESSESWVSVRAIRADRWLVSLRAGLSASAGVGAVVTVLAGAPRLACLVFGAVTAAVLLLRCRNGDGAGLPGFAVSGIGTAATSFGVAAVLMQTNGPTLVAATALVAATMYLGFAATAFSPVVLRCVEALEWLAWAALVPLACWIGGLYGVVRGMNLT; from the coding sequence TTGGCTGCATCCGAAACCGGGCTGTGTCGTGTCTGCGTACACTGGGGCACCGCCGCCGCCGATCTGGCGCTGCCTGCCGGAGTTCCTGTCGCGGTGTTGATTCCGTCGGTCGTCGACGCCCTCGAGGTTCGCCACCCGGATTATGAGGCGGTGCGCTACCAGTTGTCCGTCCCCGGCGCATCCGCCCTGGACTCGTCGATGACGTTGGCGCAGAACGGCATCGGCGATGGAGCGGTCCTGGTGCTGACCCGGCCCGGCGTTCGGTTGCCTGCGCCGCGTTATGTCGACGTCGCGCAGGAGGTGTCGGCCACCCTCAAGGGGGCCGCTCGGCAGCCGCGCGGCGATGACGGGAACAGGCGGGTCGCCCGGCTGTGCGGCGCGGCAGCGGCTGTCGTCGTGTCCGCGGTGGGCGGGTCGGCCTTGGTGCGAAACATCTTTGACGCCGGCAACTCTCGAGACGTGACCGCGACGGTCGCCGCGCTGGGTTCGGCTGCGATCGTCGCCCTGGGGCTTGCGGCGATCGCGCACCGCGTCCATCGAGACCCGATCGCCGGATCGGCGCTGAGCGTGATCGCCACCGTGTCCGCGGCGGTGGCCGGGTTCGTGGTGGTGCCCGGTGCGCCCAGCGTGTCCAACGTATTGCTGGCCGGCGCGGCGGCGGCCGCCACCGCCGTGCTGGGCATGCGGCTGTCGGGTTGCGGTGTCGTCGCGCCCACGGCGGCGGCGTGCTTCGCCGTGGTCATCGCCGCGGCGGCGCTGGTGGGCGCGATCAGCGCCGCGCCCGTGCATGTCATTGCTTCGGCGGCCGGGGTCGCATCCCTTGGCCTGCTCGGGGCGGCGCCGCGCATATCGATTGCGCTGACGGGGTTATCGCCCCGATTGGCGACGTCGGGCGTCGCCGAGTGCGAGTCGAGTGAATCGTGGGTGTCCGTGCGTGCGATCCGCGCCGACCGGTGGCTGGTGAGCCTGCGTGCCGGGCTGTCGGCGTCCGCCGGTGTCGGCGCCGTCGTCACCGTGCTCGCCGGCGCGCCGCGGCTGGCCTGCCTCGTGTTCGGAGCCGTCACCGCCGCGGTGTTGCTGCTGCGCTGCAGGAACGGCGACGGCGCAGGGCTGCCGGGCTTTGCCGTCAGCGGAATCGGCACCGCGGCAACGTCCTTTGGCGTCGCGGCCGTGCTCATGCAGACGAACGGCCCGACGCTCGTGGCGGCGACGGCGCTGGTGGCCGCCACGATGTACCTCGGCTTCGCCGCAACGGCGTTCTCGCCGGTCGTGCTCCGATGCGTCGAAGCGCTGGAATGGCTGGCGTGGGCGGCACTGGTCCCGCTGGCCTGTTGGATCGGTGGACTGTACGGCGTGGTCCGGGGAATGAATCTCACGTGA
- the mycP gene encoding type VII secretion-associated serine protease mycosin — translation MRPSHVGRVLAVSALAMLSAFGTPRAQAVSPPGVDDRWLPDPALPAPARPTVQREVCAALPVDSGPGRNQPPAAFDLSEVWRLTRGAGQRIAVIDTGVSRHRRLPDVVPGGDYVSTGDGTQDCDAHGTLVAGIIAATADPKSDGFSGIAPEATLISIRQSSAKFAPAAERSRTGVGDVDTMAKAVRTAADLGASVINISSVACVAVSAALDDRALGAALAYAVDVKNAVVVAAAGNSGGAAQCPPQRPDATWQTVTVAVSPAWYDDYVLTVGSVNTAGAPSAFSLAGPWVDVAAPGEAVASLAPDPVSGTSYAAPAVSGLAGLIRARFPALTARQVMQRIESTAHHPPAGWDPLVGNGIVDPLAAVSTGTDLPAHTPGPTPAAAPVAVSPLRNPPRDTRARDIAVRGAVGCLIALTAALATGAIRSRLRGTRDRVPGD, via the coding sequence GTGAGGCCGTCGCACGTCGGGCGCGTGCTGGCGGTGTCGGCGCTGGCGATGCTTTCCGCGTTCGGAACGCCGAGAGCACAGGCGGTTTCGCCGCCCGGCGTCGACGACAGGTGGTTGCCGGACCCGGCCTTGCCCGCGCCGGCGCGGCCGACCGTGCAGCGCGAGGTCTGCGCGGCGCTGCCCGTCGACTCGGGCCCGGGCCGCAACCAGCCGCCGGCGGCGTTCGACCTCTCGGAGGTGTGGCGCCTCACCCGCGGCGCCGGACAACGGATCGCGGTCATCGACACCGGAGTCTCACGGCATCGCCGGCTGCCCGACGTGGTGCCCGGCGGCGATTATGTGTCCACGGGCGACGGTACGCAGGACTGCGACGCGCACGGCACGCTGGTGGCGGGAATCATCGCGGCCACAGCCGATCCCAAGTCCGACGGCTTCAGCGGGATCGCACCGGAGGCGACGTTGATCAGCATTCGGCAGTCCAGCGCGAAGTTCGCGCCCGCCGCCGAGCGGTCGCGCACCGGGGTCGGCGACGTCGACACCATGGCGAAGGCCGTGCGGACCGCCGCGGATTTGGGCGCGTCGGTGATCAACATTTCTTCGGTGGCGTGCGTTGCGGTGTCCGCCGCGCTCGACGACCGTGCGCTGGGTGCCGCGCTGGCCTACGCCGTCGACGTCAAAAACGCCGTTGTCGTCGCGGCGGCGGGCAATTCCGGCGGCGCCGCGCAGTGCCCGCCCCAGCGACCGGATGCCACCTGGCAGACCGTCACGGTCGCGGTCAGTCCCGCGTGGTACGACGACTATGTGCTGACCGTCGGTTCGGTGAACACCGCGGGGGCACCCTCGGCCTTCAGCCTCGCCGGGCCGTGGGTCGATGTCGCCGCGCCCGGCGAGGCGGTGGCCTCCCTCGCGCCGGATCCGGTGTCCGGCACCAGTTATGCCGCCCCGGCGGTGAGCGGTCTGGCCGGGCTCATTCGGGCTCGCTTCCCGGCATTGACCGCGCGCCAGGTGATGCAGCGCATCGAGTCGACGGCGCATCATCCGCCCGCGGGGTGGGATCCGCTGGTCGGCAACGGCATCGTCGATCCGCTCGCCGCGGTCAGCACCGGGACGGACTTGCCCGCCCACACCCCCGGTCCGACGCCGGCCGCGGCACCGGTCGCGGTGTCGCCACTGAGGAACCCGCCGCGCGATACCCGCGCCCGCGACATCGCGGTGCGCGGGGCCGTGGGCTGCCTCATCGCGCTGACGGCCGCGCTGGCCACCGGTGCGATCCGCAGTCGGCTACGGGGAACCCGCGACCGCGTCCCGGGCGATTGA
- the eccB gene encoding type VII secretion protein EccB has translation MPRQPATWLRVSAHRYLLRRIECALLGEAMYPPGTRLRLPSASLAAGCAVTALALAGCVLMGLLRPHVALDRAQIVMVRDSGALFVRVGDAWHPVPNLASARLIAGTAADPQPVRAADLERGKRGPLLGIPGAPNFVGGPLPAQDLAFSICDSGGAGTTAIVGHLADDAVARLPSGRALLAAPASGSPAYLLYDGHRAIVDLTDAAVVRGLRLEGRTPRLVSQALLNAVPEAPPISVPRIRGLRGPAPALPGFRVGDVLRITRADGDEYYAVLAAGVQRIGQVAADLVRFGSAQATVNAVTVAPEAIRAAPVVAELPVAGFPDRAPALMEAAGTVCASWGDTRPGPKGVALLAGNRLPVPPGRAAVTLAQADGPGPALDDVYVPPGRSAYVRAGDSAGTRYLIVDTGVRFAVHDDDTAHDLGLTEATPAPWPVLALLPAGPELSRRSASIARDAVAGSP, from the coding sequence GTGCCGCGTCAGCCGGCCACGTGGCTGCGCGTCAGCGCTCACCGGTATTTGCTGCGCCGCATCGAATGCGCGTTGCTGGGCGAGGCGATGTATCCGCCCGGTACGCGGCTGCGGCTGCCGTCAGCCTCGCTGGCGGCCGGCTGCGCGGTGACGGCCCTCGCGCTGGCCGGCTGCGTGCTGATGGGATTACTGAGACCGCACGTCGCGCTGGATCGGGCGCAGATCGTGATGGTCCGGGACTCGGGTGCGCTGTTCGTTCGCGTGGGCGATGCGTGGCATCCGGTGCCGAATTTGGCGTCGGCGCGGCTCATCGCGGGGACAGCCGCCGATCCGCAGCCGGTCCGCGCGGCCGACCTGGAACGCGGCAAACGCGGCCCGCTGCTGGGCATTCCGGGCGCGCCGAATTTCGTCGGTGGGCCGCTGCCCGCGCAGGACCTGGCCTTTTCGATATGCGATAGCGGTGGTGCTGGCACGACCGCGATCGTGGGCCACCTCGCCGACGACGCGGTCGCCCGTCTCCCCTCCGGGCGGGCCTTGCTGGCGGCTCCCGCCTCGGGTTCGCCGGCCTACCTGCTCTACGACGGGCACCGCGCCATCGTGGACCTGACCGATGCCGCGGTCGTGCGTGGGCTGCGGCTCGAGGGCCGCACGCCGCGGCTCGTCTCGCAAGCGTTGCTGAATGCCGTCCCCGAGGCGCCGCCGATCTCGGTTCCCCGCATCCGCGGCCTGCGCGGCCCGGCGCCCGCGCTGCCGGGATTCCGCGTCGGGGATGTGCTTCGCATCACACGCGCCGACGGCGACGAGTATTACGCGGTGCTGGCCGCCGGCGTGCAGCGGATCGGCCAGGTCGCGGCCGACCTGGTGCGCTTCGGCAGCGCGCAGGCCACGGTCAACGCCGTCACCGTCGCGCCCGAGGCGATCCGCGCCGCTCCCGTCGTCGCCGAGCTGCCCGTCGCCGGATTCCCCGACCGGGCGCCCGCACTGATGGAGGCCGCCGGCACGGTATGCGCCAGCTGGGGCGACACGCGACCGGGCCCGAAAGGGGTGGCATTGCTGGCGGGGAACCGGCTGCCGGTGCCGCCCGGCCGGGCGGCGGTGACACTGGCGCAGGCCGACGGCCCCGGCCCCGCGTTGGACGACGTATATGTGCCGCCCGGCCGCAGCGCCTACGTGCGGGCGGGCGACAGCGCCGGCACCCGATACCTCATCGTCGACACCGGGGTCCGATTCGCCGTCCACGACGACGACACCGCGCACGATCTCGGTCTCACCGAGGCGACCCCGGCGCCCTGGCCGGTTCTCGCGCTGCTGCCGGCCGGACCGGAACTGAGCAGACGCAGCGCCTCAATCGCCCGGGACGCGGTCGCGGGTTCCCCGTAG
- a CDS encoding cutinase family protein: protein MQTHRAARLVGLGTSALVTAAGLLATPVANAFDCPDVEVIFARGTNEPPGLGRVGDAFVDSLRQQTNLNILPYGVNYAASKLQLHGGDGANDTIDRVKKSVETCPNTKIVLGGYSQGASVMDIVAGVPIGGINWGNSLPPQYASNIAAVATFGDVADRAGGTLPSQSKLLGSKAIDLCNPNDPICHAGPGNEWSGHTEGYVPVYTTQAAAFVASKLVGAGQSVPGFGPSFPGAGPQVPGQPGYGQQTPVYGQNPPGTGPSIHGGTGSAPAPAPLAPGPTTSVPQAPLV from the coding sequence GTGCAAACTCACCGCGCAGCTCGCCTCGTCGGCCTGGGCACTTCCGCCCTGGTGACCGCCGCCGGCCTCCTCGCTACGCCGGTCGCGAACGCCTTCGACTGCCCGGACGTCGAAGTCATCTTCGCCCGCGGCACCAACGAGCCCCCCGGCCTGGGCCGGGTCGGCGACGCGTTCGTGGACTCGCTGCGCCAGCAGACCAACTTGAACATCCTTCCCTACGGCGTGAATTACGCCGCCAGCAAGCTGCAGCTGCACGGCGGCGACGGCGCCAACGACACCATCGACCGCGTCAAGAAGAGCGTGGAAACGTGCCCCAACACCAAGATCGTGCTGGGCGGCTACTCGCAGGGCGCGTCGGTGATGGACATCGTGGCCGGCGTCCCCATCGGCGGCATCAACTGGGGCAACTCGCTGCCGCCGCAGTACGCCAGCAACATCGCGGCCGTCGCCACCTTCGGCGACGTGGCCGACCGTGCCGGCGGCACGCTGCCCAGCCAGAGCAAGTTGCTGGGCTCCAAGGCCATCGACCTGTGCAACCCCAATGACCCGATCTGCCACGCCGGCCCCGGTAACGAGTGGAGCGGGCACACCGAGGGCTATGTCCCCGTCTACACCACCCAGGCCGCGGCGTTCGTCGCGTCCAAGCTCGTCGGTGCCGGCCAGTCGGTGCCAGGGTTCGGCCCGTCCTTCCCGGGTGCGGGCCCGCAAGTCCCGGGCCAGCCCGGGTACGGCCAGCAGACCCCGGTGTACGGGCAGAACCCGCCCGGGACGGGCCCGTCGATCCACGGCGGCACCGGCAGCGCCCCGGCTCCGGCGCCGCTGGCTCCCGGGCCGACGACGTCCGTACCGCAAGCACCTCTCGTCTAA
- a CDS encoding cutinase family protein, which yields MGLGVGLLAGAALLVAPQLVPRASASCPGVEVVFARGTDEAPGVGKVGGAFVTSLREQTRKSVGAYGVNYPADKDFLAAADGANDASSHIQRMAVNCPNTKLVLGGYSQGAAVIDIVTAAPVSGFGFRRPLPPAAADHVAAVALFGNPSGRAGNLMSALSPNFEGKTIDLCNPGDPICSGGMRWASHLSYVPGLTNKAASFAAARV from the coding sequence ATAGGGCTGGGCGTCGGATTGCTCGCGGGGGCAGCGTTATTGGTTGCCCCGCAATTGGTTCCCCGCGCATCGGCGTCCTGCCCCGGCGTTGAAGTGGTCTTTGCCCGAGGAACGGATGAGGCGCCAGGTGTCGGCAAGGTGGGCGGGGCGTTCGTCACCTCGTTGCGCGAGCAGACCCGCAAAAGCGTTGGCGCATATGGCGTGAACTACCCGGCCGACAAAGACTTCTTGGCCGCCGCGGACGGCGCCAACGACGCCAGCAGCCACATCCAGCGCATGGCGGTGAACTGCCCTAACACCAAGCTGGTACTGGGCGGGTACTCCCAAGGCGCCGCCGTCATCGACATCGTCACGGCCGCACCGGTGTCCGGTTTCGGGTTTCGCAGGCCGTTGCCGCCCGCGGCCGCCGATCACGTCGCCGCCGTCGCGCTCTTCGGCAATCCGTCCGGGCGGGCGGGCAACCTGATGAGCGCGCTGAGCCCGAATTTCGAGGGCAAGACCATCGACCTGTGCAATCCCGGCGACCCGATCTGTTCGGGCGGAATGCGGTGGGCGTCGCATCTGAGCTACGTGCCCGGATTGACCAACAAGGCCGCGAGTTTCGCCGCGGCGCGGGTCTAG
- the truA gene encoding tRNA pseudouridine(38-40) synthase TruA: MTRVSDPDSQVRLRLDIAYDGTGFAGWAAQTAQRTVAGVLDEALTTVFRTPVRLRAAGRTDAGVHATGQVAHVDVPAAALPHAYSRAPHAGEAEFLPLLRRLGRFLPTDVRVVDIARAPAGFDARFSALRRHYVYRLSTAPWGVQPQQARYVTAWPRPLDVEAMATASRDLLGLHDFAAFCRHRENATTIRDLQRLEWTRDGDLIAARVSADAFCWSMVRSLVGALLAVGEHRRPVSWCRELLSAAARSSDYATAPAHGLTLVGVDYPPDDQLAARNLITRDVRSR, translated from the coding sequence CTGACGAGAGTTAGCGACCCGGATTCTCAGGTCCGTCTGCGGCTCGATATCGCCTACGACGGAACGGGTTTCGCAGGCTGGGCGGCTCAGACCGCCCAGCGTACCGTGGCCGGGGTCCTCGACGAGGCCCTGACGACCGTCTTTCGCACACCGGTGCGGCTGCGCGCGGCGGGACGCACCGACGCGGGAGTCCACGCCACCGGGCAGGTGGCCCATGTCGACGTGCCGGCGGCAGCGCTGCCGCACGCGTACTCCCGCGCGCCGCACGCCGGCGAGGCCGAATTTCTGCCGTTGCTGCGCCGGCTGGGCCGGTTTTTGCCCACCGACGTCCGGGTCGTCGACATTGCCCGCGCCCCTGCGGGTTTCGACGCCAGGTTCTCGGCGCTGCGCCGTCATTATGTGTACCGGCTGTCGACGGCGCCGTGGGGCGTGCAGCCGCAGCAGGCCCGCTATGTCACCGCGTGGCCGCGCCCTCTGGACGTCGAGGCAATGGCCACCGCCTCGCGGGACCTGTTGGGATTGCACGACTTCGCCGCGTTCTGCCGTCACCGGGAGAACGCCACCACCATTCGCGACCTGCAGCGGCTGGAGTGGACGCGCGACGGTGACCTGATCGCCGCGCGGGTCAGCGCCGACGCGTTCTGCTGGTCGATGGTGCGCTCCCTGGTCGGGGCGCTGCTCGCGGTCGGCGAGCACCGCCGTCCCGTCTCGTGGTGCCGCGAACTGCTCAGCGCCGCAGCTCGATCCAGCGACTACGCCACCGCCCCGGCGCACGGGCTGACGCTGGTCGGCGTCGACTACCCGCCCGACGACCAGTTGGCCGCGCGCAACCTCATCACCAGGGATGTGCGCTCGCGCTAG
- the rplQ gene encoding 50S ribosomal protein L17, with product MPKPTKGPRLGGSSSHQKALLANLATSLFEHGRIKTTEPKARALRPYAEKLITHAKKGALHNRREVLKKIRDKDVVHVLFEEIGPFFADRNGGYTRIIKVEPRKGDNAPMAVIELVREKTVTSEADRARRVKSSKKSDAPVAAAAAPQAAVEPEEAVGPPAGEATDEAGETQAETTASDEPTKAQAEAEDKADKAVAARAEAEAAEKADDEADES from the coding sequence ATGCCCAAGCCCACCAAGGGCCCTCGCCTCGGCGGATCGTCATCGCACCAGAAGGCCCTGCTGGCCAACCTGGCGACGTCGCTGTTCGAGCACGGCCGGATCAAGACGACCGAGCCCAAGGCGCGTGCGCTGCGGCCGTATGCGGAAAAGCTGATCACCCACGCGAAAAAGGGTGCGCTGCACAACCGTCGAGAGGTGCTGAAGAAGATCCGCGACAAGGACGTGGTGCACGTCCTGTTCGAGGAGATCGGGCCGTTCTTCGCCGACCGCAACGGCGGCTACACCCGGATCATCAAGGTCGAGCCGCGCAAGGGTGACAACGCGCCCATGGCCGTGATCGAGCTGGTGCGGGAGAAGACGGTCACCTCCGAGGCCGATCGGGCTCGTCGGGTGAAGTCGTCCAAGAAGTCTGACGCTCCTGTCGCGGCAGCGGCGGCGCCTCAGGCGGCCGTCGAGCCCGAGGAGGCCGTCGGACCGCCGGCCGGGGAAGCCACGGACGAGGCCGGCGAGACCCAGGCCGAGACCACGGCTTCTGACGAGCCGACCAAGGCCCAGGCCGAAGCCGAAGACAAGGCCGACAAGGCTGTGGCCGCGAGGGCCGAAGCCGAGGCCGCCGAGAAGGCGGACGACGAGGCTGACGAGAGTTAG